ACCTTTAAACAAGAAAAGCGATGCCTTCGCACCGCTTTTTAAACTTGTCGGGATGACAGGATTTGAACCTGCGACCCTACGCCCCCCAGACGTATACGCTACCGGACTGCGCCACATCCCGAATTGGAAGTGCAAATTAAGCAGCTTATTTCCAATTTTCAAAGGGAAAATGAGCTTTTTCCAAGTCTTTCTTTTCACTGTACTAATTATAGATCGCAAATGAACAGAAAATGAGGCCAGTACTCACGGCAGGCTTTTGTGTCATTTTTAATTCGTATTCAAAATTTTGCCTTAGTTTAGCTTCTTTGTCTAAAGAAGCCTCCCAATATGAAGAAGTACTTCGTTTTTTTCCTGTTGATTTTCCTTCAGCATTCCTGCAAAAGTCCGAAAGAACCTCAAACTTTATCCATTTCAGCAGAAAGCGGCTTAATTGCCGAACATGCAATGGTTGTTTCGGCACGCAAAGAAGCTTCAGAAATAGGCCTGGAGATCATTAAACAGGGTGGTAATGCCTTTGATGCCATGGTGGCTACAGAGATGGCTTTGGCGGTGGCATATCCATACGCGGGTAATCTTGGAGGTGGCGGCTTCATGGTGTACCGGCTCAACAATGGCGAATCTGGCGCCCTCGATTTTCGGGAAAAAGCCCCACTGCGCTCTCACCGGAATATGTACCTGGACAGCATTGGGAAGGTAGCTCCTCAAAAAAGCCGTTTTGGGAGCATGGCTGTGGGAGTGCCGGGAACTGTGGCCGGAATTTTTGCCGTACATGAAAAATTTGGCAGCCTGCCCATGAAACACATCCTGGCACCGGTGATCAAACTGGCGCAAACTGGCTTTGTGGTCACTCCTAAACAGGCAGCTTCTCTCGCGCAGCACAAAAATGCCATCGTTAAAGCCAATCATCAAAATATACTTTTCGCCAAAGCTCATGATGCAGGAGACAGCATAAAAAATCCTGCTTTGGCTGCAACCCTTAAAAGACTTGCTGCAAATGGCAGGGAAGAATTCTATTCGGGTGAAACTGCGAAAAAATTAGTGCAATTTCTTCAAAAGAAAGGCGGAATCATCAGCATGGAAGATCTTGCCGCTTACCATGTAAAATGGCGTGATCCTGTAATCTTCCAATATGATGACCTTAGGGTGCTCTCCATGTCTCCTCCCTCAAGTGGCGGCATTGTGATGGGACAAATCATGAAGATGATTGAACCTTATCCGCTGCACGAGTATGGGCATAATTCAGTAAAAGCCATTCAGGTACTCACGGAAGCAGAACGAAGAGCCTATGCCGATAGAAGTTTTTTCCTGGGGGATCCCGATTTTGTTGAAATCCCCACAGAAAACCTTCTGAGTGATGAGTACCTGAATGAACGCATGAGCAGCTTCAGCTTTAAAAAAGCAACTCCTTCCGAAGAAATTGGCCACGGAAATATTCAGCTTACAGAAAGTATGGAAACCACCCACTACTCTATTGTTGATGCCGAAGGGAACGCGGTTTCGGTCACTACTACCTTAAACGGGGCCTACGGGTCGAAACTTTATGTAGATGAACTGGGCTTTTTTCTCAATAATGAAATGGACGATTTTAGCGCAAAACCGGGAGTGCCTAATATGTTTGGGCTCATTGGGGCCGAAGCCAATGCCATAGCCCCCGAAAAGAGAATGCTTAGCTCCATGACGCCTACTATAGTTGAAAAAGAAGGCCGGCTGTGGATGGTTCTTGGTTCTCCGGGAGGTTCTACTATTATCACCTCGGTAATGCAAACCATTCTGAATGTTTCTGAGTTTGGCATGGGTATGCAGCAGGCGGTGAATGCGCCGCGTTTCCACCACCAGTGGCTACCCGATGAAGTGCGTTTTGAACCCCATGCTTTCTCCGAAACCACCCTCGGTTCCCTGCGCAAAAAGGGCTATCATATTGAAGTGGGAGAATCGACCATTATAGGCAAAGTAGACGCCATACTGGTCTTGCCAAGCGGCAAACTCGAAGCCGGAGCCGATCGCCGCGGGGATGATGCAGCAGCAGGTTTTTAAAGCCTTATCGTTGAGTTTATCAAATATTAATGGGCTACGGAAATTAGAGTGGAGTCAAGGAACTAATGCAACTACACCCGAAGCTATAAAAGTTTTTTTAAAACTGTGCAAAACCCAAAGGTTTTAAATATTTTCACAGAGTAGTTTATAAATACATACATTGAATAAGAAGAAAATTTACTTCAGTAAAAAACACTAACTGTATTTTTCACAACAACAACAACAGCTTACACAGTAAAATGAATAAAATTCAGGTCGGTTTTTTAATGTCTTATGATTACCGGTTACTCAAAACCTCCCTTCCATTGGTGTACAGCGACGCCGATGCTATCTTCATTGCACTCGATAAGGATTTAAGAACCTGGACGGGCAGCAAATTTGAGGTTGAAAATGCCTTTTTTGACTGGCTTGATACTTTCGACACAGAAAATAAGATCAGTATTTACAGGGATGATTTTTTCCTGCCTAACCTCTCACCTATGGAAAATGAGGTAAGAGAACGAAAACTGCTCGCGTCAAAAATGGGAATTGGAAACTGGCTTATCCAAATAGATGCTGATGAGTATTTCGTTGATTTTAAAAATTTTGCTGAAGCCCTGAGATTGCGCAACTCTTATCTCAAAAACCCCAAAAAGAACCAGATCCAGATTGCAGGTTACTACATCAACCTTTATAAATACACCGAAAAAGGCATTTTATATGTATCAAAAGCCCGAAATCAAAAATTCGCCACCAATTATCCCAGTTACCGGACCGGAAGAAACACCAGGCAAAGGGTGATCTACGTTCCGAACATTGTGATACACGAATGCCTGTCGCGAACCGAAGAGGAAATCAAAACAAAATTTACCAACTGGGGCCATTCCCACCAGGTAAATACAGAAGCTTTTCTCGCAAAGTGGAAAAAGATCAACGCATCTAATTACAGGGAATTTGAAGATCTTTTTTATCTCGAACCCGAAAAGTGGAAAAGGCTCGATTATACAGAAGGTGAGAATATGACTGAAATTATTTCAAACCTCAACTCCTTAGAATTATTACCCTCCAAAACCCACATTTTAAGCAAGAATTTTGGACAGTGGTTTAAATTCTTATTTTAAACAAAACTCTTCTCATACCTGAAAACATGACATTAAAAAAACAATTTATTACATTGCTCGCGTTCAGCGCACTAAGTTGCCTTTCTCCAAAAAAGGAAACCTTTAAAGATCATGCTCCGGGGATCAGGGTTGTTGGTGCGATGAGAAATGTAATGCACAAAGGCGATATGACCGATAAGGTTGCGCTGGATACGATTTCCAGCCGAAAAGGCCTTTACGGGCTTGGCCCTCTTAGCCATCTTAAGGGGGAACTGCTTATCAACAACGGGAAAAGCTATATTTCAAAAGTTTCTGAAAATTGGGGTATGGAAGTGACGCAAAGCTACAAGGCGGCGTCGCCCTTCTTTGTGTATGCAAAGGTCGAGGAATGGGAAGAAATAATATTGCCCCACACTATTACAACAATTAAGGATGTGGAAAAATTCATTGAGGAAAAAACATCCAAAACTACTGCAGCTTTTGCCTTTAAACTGGAAGGAGAAGTAGCCTATGCAAGAATCCATGTGCTAAACCTGCCCGAAGGAACAAAGGTTTCGTCCCCGTCCGAAGCCCACCAGGGGCAAATTGATTATGAAATAAAGGATGAGGAAGCCGAAATTGTGGGCTTTTATTCTACTTCCCACCAGGGGGTTTTTACGCATCACGATTCTAATGTACACATGCACCTAATTACTGCCAATGAGCGAAAAATGGGCCATTTGGATGACCTCAGGATCAAGAAGATGAAGTTGTATCTTCCTGCTGAAAGTTAGCCTGAACACCTGTAAATTTTCTGAAAAAGTTTCAGGAATACCTGTCAAAAGGGCCATTTCTGGCTCCTGTTTTTAGTTTCCGTTAGTAGTAAAACAACCCTCGGTGGCCCAGGAAGAAGCGGGCTTTGAATTGGGGTACCATTCTGTGGCGGCCGGCTCTTCATGAGGATTTAAAAAGCCAGATTGCCCTCCTCCTTTTGCACTGGCGGCAGCCTCATTCTGATTCGTGTCAACACAAAAAAGGGAACAAAAAAGGGCAGTAATTACAGCAACAATAAACTTTTCCATCAGTCTGGAATTTGGAATTAACATTTGTTTGCCGTAGGGAAGCGAGCCAAATGTAACAATTAACTTTTTATTAGGAAAACGGATTTCCGTATAAGGTGTCAAAAATGAGCTTTTTAGGAATTATTTTTTAAAGAACAACTGTAGTATCTCATCAGAACACAACTTTCCCGCGTCTTCAGGATATACTTCAGCTATCTGTTAGAAGTTAATCTCCTTCAGTATTGCTGAATTTTTTACTGAATAAAAATCGGTTCTGATACTTCGGAAATTCATCCGGTTACAGGCATTTTCTGGCAGCGGAACTTTTTCCGAAGAAAAATTTTTCAAGAGGGCTTTTTCAATCTGAAGTATTTATCGTAATATTACAATGAATATAAAAAGCGTTTTTCCAAACTATATAAATATGAACAGAGATCAGGAATTAAAGAATTCGGTGAGAGAGCGGTACGCAAAAATTGCCGAACAGGGAAAAGCAGAGAACGCTGCTTCCTGCTGCGGTGCCACAACACCATCGAACAAGGTCTACAATATTATGATGGACGATTACACCGGAACCGGCGGGTATGTTGAAGAGGCCGACCTGGGCCTTGGCTGCGGACTCCCCACCCAATATGCGGGTATTAAAAAAGGCGATACCGTGATAGACCTTGGGTCGGGTGCCGGAAACGACTGCTTTGTAGCCCGTCACGAGACCGGGCCAGAAGGTAAAGTGATTGGGATTGATTTTACTCCTGCAATGATCGCTAAAGCCCGCACCAATGCCGATAAACTTGGTTTTAACAATGTGGAGTTCAGAGAAGGAGATATTGACAACATGCCTGTGAACGAAAACAGCGCCGATGTGATTGTAAGCAACTGCGTTCTCAACCTGGTGCCCGATAAACCTAAGGTAATTAAAGAGATCTACAGAGTTTTAAAGCCCGGAGGTCACTTCAGCATTTCGGATATTGTACTGGTAGGTGAACTTCCCGGTGCACTTCGCGAAGATGCCGAAATGTATGCCGGCTGTGTGGCCGGGGCCATTCAAAAAGAAGATTACCTGCAGCACATAAAGGATGCAGGTTTCAAAAATGTCATTCTTCAGAAAGAAAAAACCATCACTATCCCAGATGACATTCTTGGGAAATACCTTTCAGCACAAGAAATAGGAGAATTTAATAAAGGAGCAACGGGCATCTTTAGTATTACGGTTTATGCAGAAAAACCGGGTGCTGTAAAAGATAAACCGAAATTAAAAATGGCAGACCTGCAATCGCAGGGAGCATGTTGTACTCCCGATTCTGGTTGTTGCTGATAATGAAAATCTGCGCAGAATGCTCATATTTTGCGCAGATTTTGATCTTTTTTAAGATTGATCGGCCACACTTTTCACCCTTTCGGCAGTATCAGATTTTGACAGCGTGAGCCGCACAATACTGTCTTCCTCGGCCTTGAGATCGTGAGGTATATCGCCTTCCAGGGAAAGAAGGTCTCCTTTACGTATGCGGTGCAATTCGCCGTTCACTCCAAAATTTATGGCACCCTCAAAAAGTTCCACCACAATGGGATAAGGAGTTTTATGTTCTTTCATGACCTGGCCTTTTTTCATAGCTATTCTTATTTCCCTGCTGCTATCGGTATCCAGCAGTACCTTTACCGCAGGTTTTTGATCATTGTATTCGAGATCTTTAAGTAAAGAAGCAGTTTTCATAGTTTATTTTTTCAGTTTAATTCTGAAAGTACAAAAACTTCAGGAGAAGCCGGAATTTAAACAGCATGCTAACATTTATTTCTGATTTCAATACTTCAGCAGAAGGTATTTTCCTGTGAATTTATTCAGCTTCAGTATCTCTGAAATTCAAAAGAACAAATCAATTTTTTTCAGAAACAGCAATAAAAAAACCGCTTAAAAATGACATTTTAAGCGGTTCTTCCGAAGAAATTTTTTCTACTACAGTTTTCTAAGGCCTCTGGTTTCAGATTTATCTGCTTCCATGATGCTGATGGCGTATCCACCACCCGCAGCCGAACGCTGAGATAACTTAGACTTGTTGTTCACCACAACCTTCTTAATTTCGTATGCCTGCGGATTATCTTTGTAATGCGCATTTTTAGCATCTGAATAAATCGTGGCGATATAGGTTTTGCCGGCATCGAGGAAATCAAATTTGATTTTTGAAGTGCGTGGAGTCTCACCGTTCACATTCCCCACAAACCAGTCATTGGTCCCTTTTTCTTTCCTGGCAATGGTGATATAATCTCCCGGCTCTGCCTCAAGATAAAGGCTTTTTTGCCAATCCATCCCCACATCTTTTATAAACTGAAATGCATCGGGGAAACGCTCGTAATTTTCGGGAAGATCTGCGGCCATTTGCAGTGGGGAGTACATGGTAACGTACAAGGCCAACTGATTGGCGATAGTGCTGTTCACCCAGGAATCATTCTCAGGGTTTACCTTACTAATGTCCATTTCGAATATGCCGGGAGTATAATCCATAGGGCCACCTATCAACCTGGTGAATGGCAAAACGGTTACGTGGTTTGGCTTGGAACCGCCAAAAGCCTGGTACTCGGTACCGCGGGCAGATTCGTTTGCAATAAGGTTTGGCCAGGTTCGGGCAATTCCCGTAGGCCTCACCGCCTCGTGTGCATTCACCATGATCTCATAATCGGCTGCTTTTTCAATGGCATATTGATAATGATCTACCAGCCACTGGCTGTAATGGTTCTCCCCTCTTGGTAAAATATCGCCTACATACCCGCTTTTTACAGCATTGTAGCCGTGGTCTTTCATGAACTGGTATGCAGAATCGAGGTGACGCTCATAATTTCTTACAGAAGAAGAAGTCTCGTGGTGCATGATCATTTCAACACCTTTACTTTTGGCATAATCGCGTATTTCTTCCAGATCGAAATCGGGATAAGGCGTCATGAAATCAAAAACGTAATCTTTTGAATTTCCAAACCAGTCTTCCCAGCCAATGTTCCAGCCCTCTACGAGCACTCCGTCAAAGCCGTGCTTCGCGGCAAAATCAATATACCGTTTTACATTCCTGGTAGTAGCCCCGTGGGTATCGTTGGGAGTGGCATTTTCAAAATCGGTCTCCCCAAGCTTTACAGCAGGAAAATCGTTGGTGTAGTGCCAGGAACTTTTCCCGGTGATCATTTCCCACCACACACCTACATATTTCACTGGCCTGATCCAGGAAGTATCGTCAATAGCCACAGGATCATTAAGATTGTAGGTCATTCTTGAAGCCAGGATATCACGGGCATCATCACTTACAATAATTGTTCTCCAGGGCGTTTTCCCCGGCGCGATCATATAGGCTTTATTTCCGGTTACATCGGGGGTAAGCCATGATTCAAAGGTCATGTTCTCATCATCAAGATCGAGGTGCATGGCCGGGTAATCAAGCAAAGCAGCTTCGTGCAGGTTGATATAGAGTCCGTCATCAGTTCGCAGTAAAAGCGAGGTTTGCACGCCGGTATCCGAAAATGAGGTTTGGGAAAGGTTGTCTGTAATCGAATTGGCCATGAGGCCCCTAATCTCGCTCAATTTTGACTCGGTGTAATCGTATTCCTGGGTATCGTAATCTCCCGGAATCCAAAAAGCGGTGTGATCTCCTGTCATGGCAAACTGGGTTTTTTCATCTTCCACGATGAAATGCCCAAGGTTTTCCTGCTGCGGAAATTCATACCTGAACCCGAGACCATCATTAAATACCCTGAACCTGATAATCATTTCACGACTAGTAGGTTTTTGGTTAAGTACTACGGCAAGCTCGTTATAGGTATTTTGAATTTCACTTTCTTCCCCCCAAACCGGCTCCCAGCTCTCGTCAAAAGTTGATTCTTCACGTTCAATCACTTCAAAATCATTGAGGAGCGAGTTCTCGTCATCTTTAATTTTAAAACCGAGTTTACTCGATTTAACAACAGGTTTGCCTTTATAGGAAAGGCTATATGTGGGAGTACCGTCTTTAAGCAACTCAAATTGCATTTGCACCTCCCCATTGGGGGAAGCTATTTTTTGAGCTACTGCCAGTGCGGTACAACTTAACCAGAGGCAGGAAAGCATTAGTAACTGCTTCATCTTCAATTTTCTCATTTTATAATATTAATCGTTGATTTGAGAGACAAATATAAAGCTTCTTATATAGAAGAAATGCCTGCTTCCTCAACTTAACACATTAAAAAAACAGGCTGTTTAAAAAGCTCTGGGATGCTGAAATTTAAGGTTGGCAGCATACAAAAAGTCCTTTTAAACAGCCTGTAGTACTAATTGCTATTGCTACAATTAATTACCTGTGTTTGGGGTTTGGTTTTCGTAAAACTAAACAGCTTCGGACTAAAATTGAGCATTACCCAGGCCCAATTCTGAACTCTTCCACTGTCACCTCCTTTTAAGACTTCCAGCGAATCACCTCCAAACATTTGGGAGTACCCAAAACTGATACCAAAATCTTTTCTGAATTTATACCCGGCTGAAAGGTCTATTTCGGTGCCAAGGTAGCTATCCTGTTCGTTTCCGGCGGCATCAACAACTTTTGCTGCGGAAGAGAAAACATGTGGCATTAGGGAGAATTCAAATTTTGGTGTGATATAGGAAAACTTTCCGTAGAGATCAAGCAAACCTACCGTATTCTGGTGGTTCCCCACGTAGAAATAATCCATATGGCCGTTAAAGGCATGATTGGTTCCAAAAAGTGGCGTAAAAGATTTAATTTCTCCCGAAGTATCATCCATATCGGTACCTGAAAGGTATTCGCCACCCAAACCTGCTCGCCAGTTTTCTGAGACTTTATAGTGTACATCAAGGCCCGCATACCAGGCAGAAACATCACGATTGGTTCGGCTGCCGGCCTGGCCGTACGCGCCCACATTACCGTAAAATTTCCCGGAGACAAAGTTGTGAAAAGCCCCAAAAGTCTGGATGTAATCTGTTTCACGGTCGGCTTGTGGCGTATCAAATTCGTAGCCGGCATTCATCAGCAAAAAGCTAAAACCAACATTATTAACGTCCATATGGTACCAGGCCATTTGCAGGTTTTGATAAGAATTTACGCGGTAAGGAGCATCAATAAGGCTCTCTGCCTCGGCATTGTAAGCCGCAGCTATATCGAGCCTGTGTTTATGGGCGGGCTTCCAGGAAAGCAAAACCGCATCATGGCTTTGCCCCTGCTGTGCCCAGTCTACCTGCCCAAGGATTCTCTGATTGTCGTAAGATAGGACCTGCCGGCCTGCCCGGAACAGGAAATTTTCACTCACCTGGTACTGCCCGTAGGCTTCAAAAACTGAAAATGCGTTCCTGTCTTCAAGGCGCATGCTGGGAGAATCTCCCCATACGCCCACGCTCTGGCCAGAAAATTTTACCGTAAGTGCCTCATCCCGATATCCCAAAGTGATGCGGCTACGCTGGGAAACCTGCGCGGCAGCATCGGTGTTTTCTGGTAAGAGGGTTTTATATCCGTTGCGGTATTCAAAGCGGGGCCTCACCTGTAAATCGGCATCAAAAGTTTGTGCTGAAGAAGAAAGATAGATGAAAAGTGCTGTAAAAAGCAGAAGGCTGCGTTTCATGGGATTTTAATTTTATTCCACAAAACAAGACAAAGTTATCCTAATTTATTATGACTTCGCTCATACTCCAGCTGCCCCTAAATATTTTAGTGCTCAAAAAAGCTAAAAATGCCATCAATTCTTCGGAAGTTTTCTCAAAACTTATGGATTTCAATTCCTTCTGAAGCTTAAACCACATTTGACCAGGTGGTGACCCGAATTTATTCCGCAGAAAATATCACCTTTCAAAAATGCCATTTTTGACAGGGTACCCGAAACTGATGTATCACACTAATTTTTAGAAATATATGATTTAAAATTGTGACATCAGCAATCAGAAAAATAGTTAGACGCCTAAGGTGTCAAAAATGTGAAAAAACCCTGTTGATTTTTAACTTTGATCTCTTGCTGGCGGTAGTTTTCTACAATTTCATCGTCAACATGAACATCCTTGCCTTTCCACTTGAGGCGCATCGTTTTCACCTTCTGTAAATCGGCAAAATCTTCAAGTTTCTTCCCGGAATTCCTTCCGTTTAAATGATCTTGGATATAAAGTTTGAATTCTTCCCTCTTTTCATTGCGAACGGTTACCAGTTCAAAATGACCGTCGCCAGTCTCTGCATTGGGCGCAAGCTCGATATTGGGGCCAATATACCTGATGTTCATAAGTTCAACAAGAAGGAATTTTCCTGTTATTTCGTGGTCATCTGCAATAATGATGGCTTCCCGGGCTTCGTAAGTTTCAATAAGCTTCAGCAATTCTTTTAAGGACCTGGTAATTTCATCCTGTTTCTCATCATCGCCAAGGGCTTTCATGGTTCGTACCAGCTTTGGAAAAATGCCACATCCGATTCCCTCTATGAAAAAATGTGCTTCTTCAAGACCTTCAACCATCCCAATATCAAAACCTGTTTTGGAGGTTTGCGCCTCGATCGCTTCTTCGGAAGCCTTTAAATTAAAGGTAGTGGCAATATTATTGGCGGTCCCGTAAGGCAGCACCTGCACCGGCACCTGCTGCAGCTCACTGTCTTTGGCCTCGATCATGAGCTGGGTAAACTTCTGCACCGTACCATCTCCCCCGGCCACAAAAATGACTTCTGCTTTCTTTTTTAAAAACTGCTTCAGAAGCAGATCATCTGTCGAGAAATATGACACTTCATAACCCGCCTCTTCTATCTTGTTTATGAGATCATCCTTTTCGTGGTTTCCATCCCCGGCGGTGGGATTATGAACGAGAATAGCTTTTTTCATCTTGTATCTTTCAGTAAATATAAGATGCCGACAGGAGAGAAAAAGGCATGTTAACACAGACTTATAATTCTGGCGTTTTATGTTATGCCAAAGTTTTGTAATTTCAGAAATAAGATAAAAAAAAGGAAAGCATTATGAAAATACTGGTAACCAATGACGACGGAATTTACAGTCCCGGCCTTATGTGCCTGGCAAAATGCGCTTCAAAATACGGCGAGGTCATAGTAATGGCGCCCGATGTGGAACAATCATCAATGGGACAGGCCATCACATCGGCCCGGCCCATTACCTACAAAAAATCACCCATACATTTTGAAGGCATGGAGGCTTACCGGGTAAGTGGAACTCCCGCCGATTGTGTGGCTTTGGGAACGCATTTATTTGACGATATAGACATAGTGCTTTCAGGGATTAACATAGGCTCAAATTTGGGGAATTCGGCCTGGCATTCAGGGACACTTTCGGCTGCGCGGCAGGCTGTTTTATTCGGAATTCGCGGAATTGCGCTGAGCGTGTCGGTGGGTGAAGGCGAACCCGATTTTGACAAGCTGGAACCTTTTGTTGTAGCTTCCCTGAAGGAAGTGATGCACGAATCTTCAATGGAACTGCTCAACATCAACTTTCCAAGAAACCCCGAAGGCGAGATTGTTTGGACCTGCCAGTCTATAAGGCATTACGACGGAAAAGTTGTTAGGCAGGAAGACCCTATGGGCCGCGAACACTACTGGTTCACCGTTTTTCCAATTGAAGAAGTGGAAGAAGGTACCGACCGCTGGGCCATTAAAAATGGCAAAACCAGCATCACTCCCATGATCCTCGATCTTACCGATAAAAAGGTACACCAGGCAAAGAACGGCAAGTGATACCACCTTCTTCGGAACTGTCTCAAAACTTCCTTTCAAAAATACCATTTTTG
This Salinimicrobium tongyeongense DNA region includes the following protein-coding sequences:
- a CDS encoding diacylglycerol/lipid kinase family protein codes for the protein MKKAILVHNPTAGDGNHEKDDLINKIEEAGYEVSYFSTDDLLLKQFLKKKAEVIFVAGGDGTVQKFTQLMIEAKDSELQQVPVQVLPYGTANNIATTFNLKASEEAIEAQTSKTGFDIGMVEGLEEAHFFIEGIGCGIFPKLVRTMKALGDDEKQDEITRSLKELLKLIETYEAREAIIIADDHEITGKFLLVELMNIRYIGPNIELAPNAETGDGHFELVTVRNEKREEFKLYIQDHLNGRNSGKKLEDFADLQKVKTMRLKWKGKDVHVDDEIVENYRQQEIKVKNQQGFFTFLTP
- a CDS encoding acetolactate decarboxylase; the encoded protein is MTLKKQFITLLAFSALSCLSPKKETFKDHAPGIRVVGAMRNVMHKGDMTDKVALDTISSRKGLYGLGPLSHLKGELLINNGKSYISKVSENWGMEVTQSYKAASPFFVYAKVEEWEEIILPHTITTIKDVEKFIEEKTSKTTAAFAFKLEGEVAYARIHVLNLPEGTKVSSPSEAHQGQIDYEIKDEEAEIVGFYSTSHQGVFTHHDSNVHMHLITANERKMGHLDDLRIKKMKLYLPAES
- a CDS encoding arsenite methyltransferase, whose protein sequence is MNRDQELKNSVRERYAKIAEQGKAENAASCCGATTPSNKVYNIMMDDYTGTGGYVEEADLGLGCGLPTQYAGIKKGDTVIDLGSGAGNDCFVARHETGPEGKVIGIDFTPAMIAKARTNADKLGFNNVEFREGDIDNMPVNENSADVIVSNCVLNLVPDKPKVIKEIYRVLKPGGHFSISDIVLVGELPGALREDAEMYAGCVAGAIQKEDYLQHIKDAGFKNVILQKEKTITIPDDILGKYLSAQEIGEFNKGATGIFSITVYAEKPGAVKDKPKLKMADLQSQGACCTPDSGCC
- the ggt gene encoding gamma-glutamyltransferase: MKKYFVFFLLIFLQHSCKSPKEPQTLSISAESGLIAEHAMVVSARKEASEIGLEIIKQGGNAFDAMVATEMALAVAYPYAGNLGGGGFMVYRLNNGESGALDFREKAPLRSHRNMYLDSIGKVAPQKSRFGSMAVGVPGTVAGIFAVHEKFGSLPMKHILAPVIKLAQTGFVVTPKQAASLAQHKNAIVKANHQNILFAKAHDAGDSIKNPALAATLKRLAANGREEFYSGETAKKLVQFLQKKGGIISMEDLAAYHVKWRDPVIFQYDDLRVLSMSPPSSGGIVMGQIMKMIEPYPLHEYGHNSVKAIQVLTEAERRAYADRSFFLGDPDFVEIPTENLLSDEYLNERMSSFSFKKATPSEEIGHGNIQLTESMETTHYSIVDAEGNAVSVTTTLNGAYGSKLYVDELGFFLNNEMDDFSAKPGVPNMFGLIGAEANAIAPEKRMLSSMTPTIVEKEGRLWMVLGSPGGSTIITSVMQTILNVSEFGMGMQQAVNAPRFHHQWLPDEVRFEPHAFSETTLGSLRKKGYHIEVGESTIIGKVDAILVLPSGKLEAGADRRGDDAAAGF
- a CDS encoding glycoside hydrolase family 97 protein, whose product is MKQLLMLSCLWLSCTALAVAQKIASPNGEVQMQFELLKDGTPTYSLSYKGKPVVKSSKLGFKIKDDENSLLNDFEVIEREESTFDESWEPVWGEESEIQNTYNELAVVLNQKPTSREMIIRFRVFNDGLGFRYEFPQQENLGHFIVEDEKTQFAMTGDHTAFWIPGDYDTQEYDYTESKLSEIRGLMANSITDNLSQTSFSDTGVQTSLLLRTDDGLYINLHEAALLDYPAMHLDLDDENMTFESWLTPDVTGNKAYMIAPGKTPWRTIIVSDDARDILASRMTYNLNDPVAIDDTSWIRPVKYVGVWWEMITGKSSWHYTNDFPAVKLGETDFENATPNDTHGATTRNVKRYIDFAAKHGFDGVLVEGWNIGWEDWFGNSKDYVFDFMTPYPDFDLEEIRDYAKSKGVEMIMHHETSSSVRNYERHLDSAYQFMKDHGYNAVKSGYVGDILPRGENHYSQWLVDHYQYAIEKAADYEIMVNAHEAVRPTGIARTWPNLIANESARGTEYQAFGGSKPNHVTVLPFTRLIGGPMDYTPGIFEMDISKVNPENDSWVNSTIANQLALYVTMYSPLQMAADLPENYERFPDAFQFIKDVGMDWQKSLYLEAEPGDYITIARKEKGTNDWFVGNVNGETPRTSKIKFDFLDAGKTYIATIYSDAKNAHYKDNPQAYEIKKVVVNNKSKLSQRSAAGGGYAISIMEADKSETRGLRKL
- a CDS encoding alginate export family protein — translated: MKRSLLLFTALFIYLSSSAQTFDADLQVRPRFEYRNGYKTLLPENTDAAAQVSQRSRITLGYRDEALTVKFSGQSVGVWGDSPSMRLEDRNAFSVFEAYGQYQVSENFLFRAGRQVLSYDNQRILGQVDWAQQGQSHDAVLLSWKPAHKHRLDIAAAYNAEAESLIDAPYRVNSYQNLQMAWYHMDVNNVGFSFLLMNAGYEFDTPQADRETDYIQTFGAFHNFVSGKFYGNVGAYGQAGSRTNRDVSAWYAGLDVHYKVSENWRAGLGGEYLSGTDMDDTSGEIKSFTPLFGTNHAFNGHMDYFYVGNHQNTVGLLDLYGKFSYITPKFEFSLMPHVFSSAAKVVDAAGNEQDSYLGTEIDLSAGYKFRKDFGISFGYSQMFGGDSLEVLKGGDSGRVQNWAWVMLNFSPKLFSFTKTKPQTQVINCSNSN
- the surE gene encoding 5'/3'-nucleotidase SurE is translated as MKILVTNDDGIYSPGLMCLAKCASKYGEVIVMAPDVEQSSMGQAITSARPITYKKSPIHFEGMEAYRVSGTPADCVALGTHLFDDIDIVLSGINIGSNLGNSAWHSGTLSAARQAVLFGIRGIALSVSVGEGEPDFDKLEPFVVASLKEVMHESSMELLNINFPRNPEGEIVWTCQSIRHYDGKVVRQEDPMGREHYWFTVFPIEEVEEGTDRWAIKNGKTSITPMILDLTDKKVHQAKNGK
- a CDS encoding cupin domain-containing protein, translating into MKTASLLKDLEYNDQKPAVKVLLDTDSSREIRIAMKKGQVMKEHKTPYPIVVELFEGAINFGVNGELHRIRKGDLLSLEGDIPHDLKAEEDSIVRLTLSKSDTAERVKSVADQS